Proteins co-encoded in one Ponticoccus alexandrii genomic window:
- a CDS encoding sugar ABC transporter ATP-binding protein → MTATEVAPIVTLTGAAKHFGPVRALDGVDLTVRPGDCLGLVGHNGAGKSTLVNIVNGSLPPSGGTVDFPAGPEGVRSVFQELSLCPNLTVAENLRISHPGLKGPGWRRPARAEIRAALDAVFPGHGIDADAEVDTLSIAERQMVEIAIGFAPRGGAARLVILDEPTSSLDAGIAEQLLAHIRSFCAGGGAVVFISHMLGEIFAVASRIVVLKDGKVVAERPAEGFTRQGLVDAMGHVATEETARAAEARPPLGEVILKAEGLEARRGEVVGLSGLAGHGQAAALARLYLAQTSDWRAGKTARAVFVAGDRPRDGVLPLWSILRNISISVLGRDATRGLVNREAEQRVAEDWKRRIGIRTENLDNPILSLSGGNQQKVLFARALASDAPVVVMDDPMRGVDVGTKQDVYAMIRAEAAKGRTFLWYSTETEEVCQCDRVFVFRNHQISAELTGADITEEKILEASFEMQEAS, encoded by the coding sequence ATGACAGCGACAGAGGTCGCACCCATCGTCACATTGACGGGGGCGGCGAAGCATTTCGGCCCGGTGCGGGCGCTCGACGGAGTGGATTTGACGGTCCGGCCCGGCGACTGCCTTGGCCTCGTCGGCCACAACGGCGCGGGCAAATCCACGCTGGTGAACATCGTGAACGGCTCTCTGCCGCCCTCGGGCGGGACGGTGGACTTTCCCGCCGGGCCGGAGGGGGTGCGCAGCGTCTTTCAGGAACTCTCGCTCTGCCCGAACCTGACCGTGGCCGAGAACCTGCGCATCTCGCATCCCGGGCTGAAGGGGCCGGGCTGGCGCCGCCCCGCACGGGCCGAGATCCGCGCGGCGCTGGACGCGGTCTTTCCCGGCCATGGCATCGACGCCGACGCCGAGGTCGACACCCTGTCCATCGCCGAGCGCCAGATGGTCGAGATCGCCATCGGCTTTGCGCCCCGGGGCGGGGCTGCGCGTCTGGTGATCCTCGACGAGCCGACCTCCTCGCTCGATGCGGGCATCGCCGAGCAGTTGCTGGCGCATATCCGCAGCTTCTGCGCCGGGGGCGGGGCGGTGGTCTTCATCTCGCACATGCTGGGAGAGATCTTTGCCGTCGCCAGCCGCATCGTCGTGCTGAAGGACGGCAAGGTGGTGGCCGAGCGGCCCGCCGAGGGCTTCACCCGGCAGGGGCTGGTGGATGCCATGGGCCATGTCGCCACCGAGGAAACCGCCCGCGCCGCCGAGGCCCGCCCGCCGCTGGGCGAGGTCATTCTGAAAGCCGAGGGGCTGGAAGCCCGGCGCGGCGAGGTCGTGGGCCTTTCGGGCCTCGCGGGGCACGGGCAGGCGGCGGCCTTGGCGCGGCTTTATCTTGCGCAGACCTCGGACTGGCGCGCGGGAAAGACCGCGCGCGCGGTCTTCGTCGCCGGCGACCGGCCGCGCGACGGGGTGCTGCCACTCTGGTCCATCCTGCGCAACATCTCGATCTCGGTTCTGGGCCGCGACGCGACGCGCGGGCTGGTGAACCGAGAGGCGGAACAGCGCGTCGCCGAAGACTGGAAGCGACGCATCGGCATCCGCACCGAGAACCTCGACAACCCCATCCTGTCCCTGTCGGGGGGCAACCAGCAGAAGGTGCTCTTTGCCCGTGCGCTGGCCTCTGACGCGCCGGTCGTCGTCATGGACGACCCCATGCGCGGCGTCGACGTGGGCACGAAACAGGACGTCTACGCAATGATCCGCGCCGAGGCCGCCAAGGGCCGCACCTTCCTGTGGTACTCGACCGAGACCGAAGAGGTCTGCCAGTGCGACCGCGTCTTCGTCTTCCGCAACCATCAGATCAGCGCCGAACTGACCGGCGCAGACATCACCGAAGAGAAAATCCTCGAAGCCTCCTTCGAGATGCAGGAGGCCTCGTGA
- a CDS encoding ABC transporter substrate-binding protein, producing the protein MKRLMLGAATLALMAGAVAAQDADTSGKRIALSNNYAGNSWRQAMLSTFQETADQAVADGVVAAADPYTTSENQATEQAAQIQNMILQGYDAIVLNAASPTALNGAVKEACDAGLIVVSFDGIVTEPCAWRIAVDFAAMGKEEVDYLAGRLPDGGNLLEIRGLAGVFVDDEISKGIHEGVSENDQFEIVGSVHGDWAQDVAQKAVAGILPSLPEVVGVVTQGGDGYGAAQAFEAAGRDTPLIVLGNRQDELKWWAEQRDANGYETLSLSIAPGVASLAFWVSQQILAGEDVPKDLTVPFLKITQDTLDEALETTPEGSVANVSYALEDAQQVIADAK; encoded by the coding sequence ATGAAAAGGCTTATGCTGGGTGCGGCGACGCTGGCCCTGATGGCGGGCGCCGTCGCGGCGCAGGATGCGGACACCAGTGGCAAGCGCATCGCGCTGTCCAACAACTACGCGGGCAACTCGTGGCGGCAGGCGATGCTGTCGACCTTCCAGGAGACCGCCGATCAGGCCGTCGCAGATGGCGTCGTCGCCGCTGCCGACCCCTACACCACCTCGGAAAATCAGGCGACCGAGCAGGCCGCGCAGATCCAGAACATGATCCTGCAGGGCTACGACGCCATCGTGCTGAACGCCGCCTCTCCGACTGCCCTGAACGGCGCGGTCAAGGAAGCCTGCGACGCCGGTCTCATCGTCGTCAGCTTCGACGGCATCGTGACAGAGCCCTGCGCATGGCGCATCGCGGTGGATTTCGCCGCCATGGGCAAGGAAGAGGTGGACTATCTCGCGGGCCGTCTGCCGGATGGCGGCAACCTGCTGGAGATCCGCGGCCTTGCGGGGGTCTTCGTGGACGACGAGATCTCCAAGGGCATCCACGAGGGCGTGTCAGAGAACGACCAGTTCGAGATCGTCGGCTCGGTGCATGGCGACTGGGCGCAGGACGTGGCGCAAAAGGCCGTGGCGGGCATCCTGCCCTCGCTGCCCGAGGTCGTGGGCGTCGTGACGCAGGGCGGCGACGGTTACGGCGCGGCGCAGGCCTTCGAGGCCGCGGGCCGCGACACGCCGCTGATCGTGCTGGGCAACCGTCAGGACGAGCTGAAATGGTGGGCCGAGCAGCGCGACGCCAATGGCTACGAGACGCTGTCGCTGTCGATCGCGCCGGGTGTCGCCTCGCTGGCCTTCTGGGTGTCGCAGCAGATCCTCGCGGGCGAAGACGTGCCGAAGGACCTGACCGTGCCCTTCCTGAAGATCACGCAGGACACGCTGGACGAGGCGCTGGAAACGACGCCCGAAGGTTCGGTCGCCAACGTGTCCTATGCGCTGGAAGACGCGCAGCAGGTCATCGCGGACGCGAAGTGA
- a CDS encoding GAF domain-containing sensor histidine kinase, which produces MAEDTLTLPQDGLCSRIDKALARRGSITQALEAVAADIAEAIPFTHADICLLDRPGWVVSYETGIRTRWSRASGRIDHAPIRELLSGSCDHMLSEDATEDPRYTYPGASCEPILNHALRARVNVPMRVQGRLIGTLNLSHSTRGLYDPRTVTRAQAIADTMAPHVHALHQAERTRRGARGTQMAQASEEGLRQGALELTQRLEQERQRVGMDLHDQTLADLSRLLREATGETPLPRAELAARLRDTIDDLRRIIDTAVPTLLDLFGFAHAVRVHIERATAGAAVIAVEDATDGAPDRLDPTVRTALFRIVQEAANNATRHSGAGHISASVDRPAPGELSVTIRDDGCGIPQAPARQSGLSHMRTRARLISAALEVSGDAGTVVTVTLDAPE; this is translated from the coding sequence ATGGCCGAAGACACCCTGACCCTGCCGCAGGACGGCCTGTGTTCGCGCATCGACAAGGCGCTGGCCCGGCGCGGCAGCATCACGCAGGCGCTCGAAGCGGTGGCCGCCGACATCGCCGAGGCGATTCCCTTCACCCATGCGGACATCTGCCTGCTCGACCGGCCCGGCTGGGTCGTCAGCTACGAGACCGGAATCCGCACCCGCTGGTCGCGCGCCTCGGGGCGGATCGACCACGCGCCGATCCGCGAGCTTCTGAGCGGCTCCTGCGATCACATGCTTTCGGAGGACGCCACAGAGGACCCGCGCTACACCTATCCCGGCGCTTCCTGCGAGCCGATCCTGAACCACGCCCTGCGCGCGCGCGTCAACGTGCCGATGCGCGTGCAGGGGCGTCTGATCGGGACGCTCAACCTCTCGCATTCCACGCGCGGCCTCTACGATCCCCGCACCGTCACCCGCGCGCAGGCCATCGCCGACACCATGGCGCCCCATGTCCACGCCCTGCATCAGGCAGAGCGCACCCGACGCGGCGCCCGGGGCACCCAGATGGCGCAGGCCAGCGAAGAAGGGCTGCGGCAGGGAGCGCTGGAACTGACACAGCGGCTGGAGCAGGAACGCCAGCGTGTGGGCATGGACCTGCACGACCAGACGCTCGCCGACCTCTCGCGGCTCTTACGCGAGGCCACCGGCGAGACCCCCTTGCCCCGCGCGGAACTGGCCGCGCGCCTGCGCGACACCATCGACGACCTGCGCCGCATCATCGACACGGCGGTGCCGACGCTCCTGGACCTCTTCGGCTTCGCCCACGCGGTCCGGGTCCATATCGAACGCGCCACCGCCGGGGCGGCGGTCATCGCCGTGGAGGACGCCACCGACGGCGCGCCGGACCGGCTGGACCCGACCGTGCGGACGGCGCTTTTCCGCATCGTGCAAGAGGCCGCGAACAACGCGACGCGGCATTCCGGCGCCGGCCATATCTCGGCCTCGGTCGACCGGCCCGCACCCGGAGAGCTGTCGGTCACGATCCGCGACGACGGCTGCGGGATCCCGCAGGCCCCGGCCCGGCAATCCGGTCTGTCGCACATGCGCACGCGCGCACGCCTGATCTCTGCCGCGCTCGAGGTCTCGGGCGACGCGGGCACGGTGGTCACCGTCACGCTGGATGCGCCGGAATGA